Proteins from a single region of Apium graveolens cultivar Ventura chromosome 7, ASM990537v1, whole genome shotgun sequence:
- the LOC141674268 gene encoding uncharacterized protein LOC141674268 has product MQSPIYYVSQVLKDAETRYPNLEKFALALVHSNRKLRQYFQGREIRVVTDQQLRKIIHKTDASGRLVNWAIELSQFNIKFVPRTAIKAQALAEFIMECTFPEQQLPSSQEITPEETNPGTEFWKLYVDGSSMAERSGAGLILISPEGFTIQHAITFSFKATNNQAEYEALISGLKLAKSLGISKMIVYSDSQIVVKQTSGEYIAKDPILEQYQAMVRNILEATPDITILQINKEENSKADELSKLVQNTSDLASSVYFEELKAPSTERAEVLCIGSADNWMTPYIAYLKDGMLPKDQNKARYLKHKAARFFLEDGQLYRRTFSAPTLKCVDPDEENYCLREVHEGICGDHLAAKALAYKVIRQGYYWPTVHSDSIAYVKKCPQCQKFSNVPRQSPSLPVSVLSLIPFVVWGIDIMGPFPRAKGDLRYVLVAIDYMTKWAEAKAMRTINQQDCIKFMDSIVMRFGIPVVLVSDNGPLFVGSDFEAYLKELGIKHKRASVAHPQGMDRSK; this is encoded by the coding sequence ATGCAAAGCCCCATCTATTATGTCAGCCAAGTCCTCAAGGACGCCGAGACTCGGTACCCAAACTTGGAAAAATTCGCTTTGGCCCTTGTACACTCCAACAGGAAGCTGAGGCAATACTTCCAAGGCCGAGAGATTAGAGTGGTAACAGATCAGCAACTCAGGAAGATCATCCACAAGACAGATGCCTCCGGAAGGCTGGTTAACTGGGCCATTGAATTAAGCCAATTTAACATCAAGTTCGTGCCACGCACGGCGATAAAGGCCCAGGCCTTAGCAGAATTCATCATGGAATGCACCTTCCCGGAGCAGCAACTACCCTCCTCCCAAGAGATAACCCCGGAAGAAACCAACCCGGGAACGGAATTCTGGAAGCTCTATGTTGATGGATCATCCATGGCCGAAAGGTCCGGAGCGGGCCTCATCCTAATCAGCCCGGAGGGCTTCACCATTCAACATGCAATAACTTTTAGCTTCAAGGCAACGAATAATCAGGCTGAATATGAGGCACTCATCTCCGGGCTCAAATTGGCAAAATCTCTTGGTATTTCAAAGATGATCGTCTACAGTGATTCTCAGATTGTGGTCAAGCAAACCAGTGGAGAATATATTGCGAAAGATCCAATATTGGAACAATACCAGGCAATGGTACGGAATATCCTAGAAGCCACCCCCGACATCACCATACTTCAGATCAACAAAGAAGAGAACTCCAAAGCAGATGAGTTGTCCAAGCTCGTACAAAATACTTCGGACCTCGCCAGTTCAGTGTACTTCGAAGAACTCAAGGCACCCAGCACAGAGCGAGCTGAGGTCCTGTGCATCGGGAGCGCAGACAATTGGATGACCCCCTACATAGCTTACTTAAAGGATGGGATGCTTCCAAAAGACCAGAACAAAGCTAGATACTTAAAGCACAAAGCTGCTCGTTTCTTCCTGGAAGATGGTCAGTTATACAGAAGAACCTTTTCAGCGCCCACCCTGAAGTGTGTGGACCCGGATGAGGAAAATTATTGTCTCCGGGAAGTTCACGAAGGCATCTGCGGAGACCACCTGGCGGCCAAAGCTCTAGCCTACAAAGTCATCAGGCAAGGATATTACTGGCCCACAGTCCACTCCGACTCCATTGCCTATGTTAAGAAATGCCCCCAGTGCCAGAAGTTCAGCAACGTTCCCAGGCAAAGCCCCAGCCTTCCGGTATCGGTATTATCTCTGATCCCATTTGTTGTTTGGGGCATAGATATCATGGGCCCATTTCCCCGAGCAAAAGGTGACCTCCGCTACGTCCTGGTAGCCATTGATTACATGACAAAGTGGGCAGAAGCTAAGGCCATGAGGACAATCAATCAACAAGATTGTATCAAGTTTATGGATTCAATCGtcatgaggttcgggatcccaGTAGTTCTCGTCTCCGACAATGGCCCGCTGTTCGTCGGGTCTGACTTCGAGGCATATCTGAAAGAGCTCGGAATCAAGCACAAAAGGGCATCAGTCGCACATCCTCAGGGGATGGACAGGTCGAAGTAA